The genomic stretch ATTGCCGTTATTACTAGGGAGTTGCCTTTTTCCCCTTGGCCTTCTCCGCGAAGGTCGGCATGGGATAACAGGGCTTGCCGGTTTGTGCTTCCTCTGGCCATACGATAATCCGCTTGCTGTCCTGCCACTGGACGTCCACCATGGAGTGGCCCACCTGCAGCCCGGTATCGTCCACATCCCAACCGCCGTAAAAGGACATGAAGGTCAAATCGCCCAATGCCGCCCGAACCTTGGTCGTGTCCGTTGTTTTCGCTTTCTCCACCGCGAGAACATAGGCGAGGACCTGGGCGCCGGCTTCGGCGGCGTGATAATCCGGGATGATCTCCTTGCCGAGGGACTTTTTGAAGAGGGCCACGAATGCATCCTGGTCCGGGCCGATCCATCGAAGCCCGAGCTTTTTTGCTTCGGTTTCGGCGTATTTAACACCGTATTCCCAGTGGGACGGGCCCATGACCCCTTCCGCCATACTGGTCAGTGCATTGTAAAATGCGGGCAGCGTGGCCGCTGCGATCAGGGAGAGCCCCTTGACGTCGAGATCCAGATCAGCCATCTGCCGATTAAAAAGTTGGCCGTCCTCGAAGTGCCCGCCTCCCAGGACAAAGTCGGGTTTGGACGCCTTGAGGGCCGAGAGCAACGGTGTCAGGTCGGTGACGCCTTTGGGATAGGTTCTCTCAAAAACAACGGAAAAGCCGAGCTTTTGTGCGTGTTCCCTAGCGCCCTGCATGACCATTTTGGCAAATTCGGAGTCTTCGTAGGCCATGGCCACTTTTTTGTCCTTGGGCGCAATTTTCTTTATCATGTTCAGGGTTCCCTGGTGATAGCTGGTGGCCGGTCCAATGGTCTGGACGATATATTCGAACCCCTGCTCGAAGATCTTGTTATTGGCCCCTCCGTGATCCATGTAGAGCATCTTGCGGCTTTCGGCGATTGGCGCACCACGGAGCGTCAGGCCGGAACTATAAGGGGCGAATACCACATTGACCTTATCGACGGTAATCAATCGACCGATGAGGCTGGTTACCTGTTCCTTGGAGGATTCACAATCGTAGTATTTGTATTCGAGAGGGACCTTTTTGCCTCCCAGGCTCACTCCTCCATAACTGGTGTTGACCCAATCGATGCACGCCTTGATTCCGCCTATTGCCTGTTCTCCGGCCTTTGCGTATTTTCCCGAAAGGCAGGCGGGGTGACCGATGATGATACTCTCTGCTGCAAAGGCACTTGAAGCAACGAAAACCACGGTGGCACACAATACAAAGACGATCGAAACACGAGTTCTATTCATCTCTTCCTCCTCCTTTGTTTGCGATGAGTCATCAATATGAAGAACTTACCTTTAAAATAGAATTATATAAACAAGAGACATTTGTCAACCTAAACAGAAATCCCCGGAAGGCCGGATTCGCTGAAAGCGTGGGGGCATATCGATGGAGCAAACACAGAGGGTATCTATTCATTGATGCAAAATGGGATCGGCTTCACAAAAACTATTTTCTACCCAAGTTGCGTGTTTCAACTTTTAAGAATGTTAACAATAAAATTATTTTCAATGGGTTAAATCTATCTGAACTCTTAAAATCTGAAACGCTCAATTTAGGTGATAGTTAAATGCCAGAATTTTTATGAAGATAAAGCGGATCCCGGCGTTTACATACGCAGCCTTGCAAGCCGGAAAGCATTGGGGGTCTTTCGGAGGCAACCAACTATATTCTCTATCTTTACAAGAGAACAAAGGACACAAAGAAGAATTTTAGGGTCCAGGGGACGAGGATTAAACCAGAAATCAGAGATCGGAATTCAGCATCCAGAAGGGATAAATCCCTGCGCTACATGGCTGCAAGCTATTGGCAACGTAGCACAGGGCTCCAGCCCTGATAAAAGCAAACGCAACTTGAAACGCAGAACCTGACACGTAAAACACCTCTGCTTCACCACAAAAACCCCATGGGCACGGAGAGGTTTAAACCCACCGATCCAGCGAAATCACGAGTAGCGTCATGCCGATAGAACTGTTCAGCCAGTTGAAAAGGAGGGCATAGGGCCGGCCGGTTCGCTTGCGGAGGCGCAGGATGGAGCCGCTCAACACGCCCACGAGAACCAGGTGGCATACCAGCAGGCCTCCCAACCACCCGTTGGTGACAATTCCGATCACCGGTAAAAACAGGGCCAAGCTGACAAACGCCAACACCCAAATGAACAGCAATCGGTGCAGCTGGCGTATCGAAAACAGATGCAGCATATTGGGCATAGCGGCCTTGCGGTAAAAGGGGGCATCGGACAACAGGATGAGCCAGAAGTGCGGCAGCTGCCATACCCCGATGATGACCATCAGGAGCAAAATGTGAGACGGCTGTGCGCCACCGCCGGCGCTCACCCAGCCGATGAGCGGCGGCAGCATACCGCACATGGCGCCGGGTATAACGGCCAGGACGGTTTTATATTTCAGTGGGGTATAGAGTCCGTTGTAAAGAAAAACGGCCGCTATTCCCAATCCTGCGGCATACGGACCCGGCCGGCTGACCCACAGGCCGATCACCCCGCCCGCAATCAGGAGCGCGGCGCAGGCCAGCGCCGGAGCGGGCAGGATAGCCCGCCTTGGCAAGGGGCGCCGGCTGGTTCGTGGAAAACAGGCGTCCATCCTGCGGTCCTGATAATTGTTCAGTGCCCCGCACCCGCCGGCCAGAAGGCCGACACCCAGGGCGCCCGGAATCACGCCAGGGCCCACCACCGGGCTGCAGAGCGCATAGCCCGCCACCACTGCCAGCGCGTTCATCACACTGATGGGAAGCTTGACCAGACGCATCCAGTCCCTGATCCGAGAGATGCGCGTGTCGGCGGCCGTTATTGCCGGACATTCAGCTTTCATGGGGTTTGCGTGTCGTCAGTATCCGGTTTGCAGCCATTTTTCGTATTCCTCCTGCGGCACGATACGAAGCGTTCCGGTCATGTCCGCATGCCCCTCGCCGCACAATTCCGCACACTGGAAAAAAAAGGAACCCAGCCGATCCGGCAGAAACCAGGCATAGTTGGTCATGCCGTTCACCGCATCCACCTTGATGCGAAAGGCCGGAAGGTAAAAACTGTGAATCACATCGTAAGAGGTCACATTTAACTTAACCGGGGTTCCCAGGGGCACCACCAGTTCATTTTCGGTCTCTTTATCGTTCGGATAGACGAAAATCCATGAAAACTGCTGACCGTAAACATCGATTTCGATGGCTCCTTCGGGCACATGTCTCAACCCGGTGTAGGAGGACCACCCGAAATAAAACATGGAGAGGGCGATAACCGATGGTATTACGGTCCACAGCAGCTCCACGCGCCAATCGCCGCGAATGTCCGCAGGATGGGGATTCCTGCTGCGGCGGTACCTGATCACGAACAGAATCATGGTGACGGTGATTGCCGCCAGCAAAACTAGCGACACACCGAAAATGTAGTAAAATGCCTGATCTACCTGCGTTGCGGGATTTAGCACCGTGTGCATGGGTTTTTACCTGAATGAGATGTCCCAGAAAATAAATCCGATTAAAATTGCCAAACAGAAAATCGTACCGATGACCGATATGCGCACCAGCCTGGACTCGTATTTCAAGTGCATGAAAAACATGAGAACCAGGCTCGATTTGAGAGAGGCGATCAAGATCGCGATCCAAATGTTGAGAATCCCCAGATCGATTCTTGAGACCATGACCGTGATCGACGTCAGTCCGATTAAAGCCGCCAGCACCAGGGCCAGCTTCGAATAACTCAACACATGGTCTTGAGGATTACCATCCATGACAACCACCAATCGCTACAATATCAGATAGAACAACGGAAAGATAAAAATCCAAATCAAATCGACCAGGTGCCAGTACAGGCCCGCATTCTCCAGCAGGGCGAACCGCCTGGCATCGACCCGGCCCGCCAATATGAAGCCGACGCTGACGCCCAGAAGGGTCATCCCGATTACGATGTGGAGACCGTGGAGGCCGGTTATGACGTAATACAACCCGAAAAACATACTGCGGCCGTAGCCGGCTGCCTCGAGCGTCGAAGACCCGGGATAGATGCCGGCCGCAATTTTGTGCCCCCATTCGATATACTTGTTGAAAAGAAACAGCAGCCCGAAAAAAATGGAAATCCCGAGCAAAACCAGTGCCGCTTTTTTGCCTTCCCGGCGGACGGCGGTGATGGCGGCAGCCACGGTAAAGCTGCTGGAGAGCAAAATAACCGTGTTCAGGGCCCCCATCCAAAGGTCCAGAACTTTCCCACCCGCAATGAAATCCTCGGTATAGCGGGTGTAGTATGCGGCATAGAGGACAAACAGGCCGCCGAACAGCATGATCTCCGTGTAAAGAAAGAGCCACATGCCCAATTTAACACCCTGCTTGTCTGTCGAGGTCGTCATAATGGCTTTACGTCATACCTGAGTTGAGCGTCTGAAATTTTAAGAATGACCAAAGTAAACACATGTACAATGGATTCTATCTAGTTGCATTCTTTATCCGACGGCATGCGCCGGTTCACGATTTCCCTGAAATCATACGGATAGGATTTAACCTCGGGTTCGCTCGTGAAGTTGTGCAACGGCGGCGGCGACGGAATCGACCACTCCAGTGTCGTCCCGCCCCAGGGATCCGGCGGCGCAGGAGCCCCCTTTCGAACGGCCGTCAGCAGATTGACAAACAGGTAAATGATTCCCGCCACCATGATGACCGCCCCGATCCCGGCAAAAAAATTACCCTTTTCAAACTGCGGCAGGTAGTCGTAATAGCGGCGCGGCATCCCCTGCAGCCCCAGGATCATCATGGGCACATAGTGCAAAAGAAATCCGGACGCCAGCAGTATCGTCCCGATGTAAGCGTTCTTGAAGTTGTACATCCTGCCGAAAATTTTGGGCCACCAGAAATGCAGGCCCCCCAGAAATCCGAACACCGTACCGCCGAACATGACAAAATGAAAATGGGCCACCACAAAATGGGTGTCATGCACGTGAATATTGGTTCCGGCCGCCCCCAGCACCAGGCCCATCAGCCCGCCCACCGAAAACAGGTAGATAAAACAGAGCGCAAAAAAGAGCGGCGGCGACATGGCGACCGACCCCTTGTACATGGTGGAAACCCAGCTGAAAACCTTGATGGCGCTGGGTATGGCGACAACAAACGTCAAGAGCGAAAACACGAACACAGCCGTGTCGCTCATGCCGCTGGCGAACATATGGTGGGCCCACACCAGAGAGCCTGCAGTGGCAATGGCCAGGGACGACACCACGATGGCCTTGTAGCCGAAAATGGCCTTTCGTGAAAACACGGGCATGATTTCGGAGATAATTCCCATGGCGGGTAAAATCATGATGTACACCGCCGGGTGGGAATACATCCAGAAAAGATGCTGATAAAGAATCGGATCGCCACCCCTGTTCGGATCGAACAGGCCGACACCAATGGTTCTCTCCACGATGATCAGCAGCAAGGTAATGGATAAGATGGGGGTCGCCAGCAGTTGAACCCATGCCGTGGCATAGATAGACCAGGAAAACAGAGGTATCTGCAGCCATCCCATGGTTCGGACCCGCAGCCGATGAATGGTCGTGATAAAATTCAGGCCCGTCAGCATGGAGGACAATCCGAGAATAAAAGCCGCCAACACCGTAAACGTGACACCGGTTTGGGTTTGAATGCTGAAGGGAACGTAGAACGTCCAGCCGGTGTCCGGCGGACCGCCCACAAACAAAGAAGCCACTGCTGACAGGCCGCCCACAACATAAATATACCAGGACAAAAGGTTTAACCTCGGGAAAAAGACGTCATCGGCACCGATCTGAATCGGCAGCAGAAAGTTGCCGAGGATGGCAGGGACCCCGGGAATGATAAACAGAAAAATCATGATGACCCCGTGGAGGGTGAAAGCCGCATTGTAGGTCTCAGCCGACATGATCGTTCTGCCGGCGGTCATCAATTCGATGCGGACGAGAAAGCCGAGCCCGACCGCGACGAAAAACCAAAACAGAATAACGGCCAGATACATCACCCCGATCCGCTTGTGATCCGTTGTCAGCAACCACGCCGACATGCCCGTAAGATGCGGGGAAGACGGGGTTTTCAAATAAGACGTGTCCTCAGTCATGATTTCTTTCTTGCCCTTTCGGCGCTTCACCTGCCGGGTGCTTTTTGCGCAGCAAAAACAGCAAAAACAGGCCCAGCATCAGGATGATGCCGGCAGCGCTGATTCGAAACAGACTTACGACATACCTTCCCTTTTGCGGATCATAGGCAAAGCAATATGACAACACGCGCCGGATCGACAGCTGGGGCGTTCCTTTGGCAGCCTCCGACAAAGCCATGCCGATGTCGAAGGGCAGAAAAAAGTTGCCGTACAGATACCGGATGATTTGCCCTTCGCCGGAAACCACGATCAACACCGTCGGATGAATGAATGTGTGCGGACCCGTTTTCTTTAAGCGGTAGCCTAAATCATGCAGCAGCCTGTCTATCTGTGCCTGTTTGCCGGTTAAAAATTTCCATTGATCTTCCGGGAACGTCCTTTGAATAAGCGGAAAATAATTGTTTTTAGCCTCCCGGGCCAAAGCGGGTGTTTCGTCGGCGTCGAAACTCACGGCCAGCACCTGATACGCTTCGCCCGGAGACAGGGGCACCTTGTTTACGGCGGATGCCAGATTGGCAAGCATCGTGCTGCAGGCGCCGGGGCAGTAATAGTACACGGGCAAAATCAGGGTCGGTTTTTCGATAAAGTCTCCCAGGCGCAGCACGCGGCCGTTTTCATCTTGAAACGCCAGGTTCAGGTCGATGAACGCTCCCAGCTTTTCGTCAACACCCACCGGGACTTCCGGTTCGGTCCCGGTCGGATCGTTGCCGGAAGCGTCCGCGTGCAGGTGCGTTTTTAAAATAACGGCGTCATCGCCGGGTTCGTGCCCGTCCACCGGCGCTTGGTCTGCACCCTGGGCAATCCCCGACAATAAAAAGACTACCACCGCCACCTGCGTCAGCATCCGCCTTCCTCGGACGCGTTTCAAATTCACCACGGTTACTTCACTCTTTTGAACTCGCCGGTCTTAAGGTTCACCTCGAGTACCATTCTTCGAACATGCTTGGTTCTGAAGCTGTCCCTCCCGGCACCATGCGCCAACAGAACGGTGTTCGGCTTGTCGGTCCATATGGGGCGGTCCTTGGGGTCGTTGGACTGTAAGGGAATGGAAAAAGAAATTTCCGTCATCCCGTCGGCTTCTTTTCCAGCAACATTGCTCACATTGCTTTCGCCTCCGATACGGCTGTCCATCTGGTGTTGATGTTCGGTCGTCCCGTAATGATCCAGGACCTCCACCTTGCCGCCCTTGACAAACCCGATGATGATGTTGGCATCCTTCATGCGGGATGTCGGGTTGAAGCCGATGCCCACCCAGCTGTCTGTCTTGCCCTGCAACCGAACGTTCAAGACGTCACCGTCAACCGTCCAGGCAAACACCATATCTTCAACCGTCAATTCGTGCTCGTATGCACCCGAAGCTGCAAGTACATCTCCGGTAAACAAAATAGACAACGCCATAATGATTACCGCCCACATGCTTTTTTTCATGGTTAGCTCCAATTCTGCTCGAAACGTTAATATTTGGAGAGGGTCCGGCGCAACCGTTCCCTGCCGCCTTTTCGATCCCTCTCGTCGATTCACCTCAAGGCTGACGGCGGTTACCCGTACTGCAGGGTTCCGCCGATAAATCCGAGTCCGATGGCCAGGGCAAAACAGATCGCATAGGTGATCAATTTCTTTTTTATTTCCACACGGTCATTGCGCCCCGCAAAAAAAGCGACCACCAGCATGCCTGCCAGTGTGCATGCCAGTACAATCTTTATGGCGATCAAACTGCTCCATTCGCCGTAAAATTTGTATTGCCAGTCCATGTAACCGAGCAGCATCGTGGGCAGGACAAATATCAGCGCCAGCGTATAGCAGTAATGCGCCGCTCTGGCCAACTCCTTCTTTTTAAAAACGGCCGATGT from Deltaproteobacteria bacterium encodes the following:
- the coxB gene encoding cytochrome c oxidase subunit II, with amino-acid sequence MHTVLNPATQVDQAFYYIFGVSLVLLAAITVTMILFVIRYRRSRNPHPADIRGDWRVELLWTVIPSVIALSMFYFGWSSYTGLRHVPEGAIEIDVYGQQFSWIFVYPNDKETENELVVPLGTPVKLNVTSYDVIHSFYLPAFRIKVDAVNGMTNYAWFLPDRLGSFFFQCAELCGEGHADMTGTLRIVPQEEYEKWLQTGY
- a CDS encoding cytochrome C oxidase subunit IV family protein, which codes for MDGNPQDHVLSYSKLALVLAALIGLTSITVMVSRIDLGILNIWIAILIASLKSSLVLMFFMHLKYESRLVRISVIGTIFCLAILIGFIFWDISFR
- a CDS encoding DOMON domain-containing protein, translated to MKKSMWAVIIMALSILFTGDVLAASGAYEHELTVEDMVFAWTVDGDVLNVRLQGKTDSWVGIGFNPTSRMKDANIIIGFVKGGKVEVLDHYGTTEHQHQMDSRIGGESNVSNVAGKEADGMTEISFSIPLQSNDPKDRPIWTDKPNTVLLAHGAGRDSFRTKHVRRMVLEVNLKTGEFKRVK
- a CDS encoding SCO family protein, which codes for MLTQVAVVVFLLSGIAQGADQAPVDGHEPGDDAVILKTHLHADASGNDPTGTEPEVPVGVDEKLGAFIDLNLAFQDENGRVLRLGDFIEKPTLILPVYYYCPGACSTMLANLASAVNKVPLSPGEAYQVLAVSFDADETPALAREAKNNYFPLIQRTFPEDQWKFLTGKQAQIDRLLHDLGYRLKKTGPHTFIHPTVLIVVSGEGQIIRYLYGNFFLPFDIGMALSEAAKGTPQLSIRRVLSYCFAYDPQKGRYVVSLFRISAAGIILMLGLFLLFLLRKKHPAGEAPKGQERNHD
- a CDS encoding cytochrome c oxidase subunit 3 family protein, producing MTTSTDKQGVKLGMWLFLYTEIMLFGGLFVLYAAYYTRYTEDFIAGGKVLDLWMGALNTVILLSSSFTVAAAITAVRREGKKAALVLLGISIFFGLLFLFNKYIEWGHKIAAGIYPGSSTLEAAGYGRSMFFGLYYVITGLHGLHIVIGMTLLGVSVGFILAGRVDARRFALLENAGLYWHLVDLIWIFIFPLFYLIL
- a CDS encoding amino acid ABC transporter substrate-binding protein — encoded protein: MNRTRVSIVFVLCATVVFVASSAFAAESIIIGHPACLSGKYAKAGEQAIGGIKACIDWVNTSYGGVSLGGKKVPLEYKYYDCESSKEQVTSLIGRLITVDKVNVVFAPYSSGLTLRGAPIAESRKMLYMDHGGANNKIFEQGFEYIVQTIGPATSYHQGTLNMIKKIAPKDKKVAMAYEDSEFAKMVMQGAREHAQKLGFSVVFERTYPKGVTDLTPLLSALKASKPDFVLGGGHFEDGQLFNRQMADLDLDVKGLSLIAAATLPAFYNALTSMAEGVMGPSHWEYGVKYAETEAKKLGLRWIGPDQDAFVALFKKSLGKEIIPDYHAAEAGAQVLAYVLAVEKAKTTDTTKVRAALGDLTFMSFYGGWDVDDTGLQVGHSMVDVQWQDSKRIIVWPEEAQTGKPCYPMPTFAEKAKGKKATP
- a CDS encoding cbb3-type cytochrome c oxidase subunit I; translated protein: MTEDTSYLKTPSSPHLTGMSAWLLTTDHKRIGVMYLAVILFWFFVAVGLGFLVRIELMTAGRTIMSAETYNAAFTLHGVIMIFLFIIPGVPAILGNFLLPIQIGADDVFFPRLNLLSWYIYVVGGLSAVASLFVGGPPDTGWTFYVPFSIQTQTGVTFTVLAAFILGLSSMLTGLNFITTIHRLRVRTMGWLQIPLFSWSIYATAWVQLLATPILSITLLLIIVERTIGVGLFDPNRGGDPILYQHLFWMYSHPAVYIMILPAMGIISEIMPVFSRKAIFGYKAIVVSSLAIATAGSLVWAHHMFASGMSDTAVFVFSLLTFVVAIPSAIKVFSWVSTMYKGSVAMSPPLFFALCFIYLFSVGGLMGLVLGAAGTNIHVHDTHFVVAHFHFVMFGGTVFGFLGGLHFWWPKIFGRMYNFKNAYIGTILLASGFLLHYVPMMILGLQGMPRRYYDYLPQFEKGNFFAGIGAVIMVAGIIYLFVNLLTAVRKGAPAPPDPWGGTTLEWSIPSPPPLHNFTSEPEVKSYPYDFREIVNRRMPSDKECN
- a CDS encoding UbiA family prenyltransferase; translated protein: MKAECPAITAADTRISRIRDWMRLVKLPISVMNALAVVAGYALCSPVVGPGVIPGALGVGLLAGGCGALNNYQDRRMDACFPRTSRRPLPRRAILPAPALACAALLIAGGVIGLWVSRPGPYAAGLGIAAVFLYNGLYTPLKYKTVLAVIPGAMCGMLPPLIGWVSAGGGAQPSHILLLMVIIGVWQLPHFWLILLSDAPFYRKAAMPNMLHLFSIRQLHRLLFIWVLAFVSLALFLPVIGIVTNGWLGGLLVCHLVLVGVLSGSILRLRKRTGRPYALLFNWLNSSIGMTLLVISLDRWV